One window of the Candidatus Eremiobacteraceae bacterium genome contains the following:
- a CDS encoding helix-turn-helix domain-containing protein, protein MKRTSNGQTRRHVRNDRVRVSVLEEFAKVVVSIPYPELSVKRIARAARVGRSSFYEHFEAKDDLLRQSLAPLLRILALAGCGRGNLAQTQAVLEHFQEHRERALAIFAIEAHDAVLCALADLLEEELERSQVAPLQTLRLRAIHIAGGQLTAITDWLRDDRGVKAAALAQIISLVSG, encoded by the coding sequence ATGAAGCGCACTTCCAATGGACAGACGAGGCGACATGTCCGTAACGATCGCGTCCGCGTCAGCGTGCTCGAGGAGTTCGCAAAGGTCGTCGTCAGTATTCCGTATCCAGAGCTATCCGTGAAGCGCATCGCACGAGCGGCGCGGGTGGGCCGGTCGAGCTTCTACGAGCATTTCGAAGCCAAAGACGATCTGCTGCGCCAGAGTCTCGCGCCGTTGCTGCGAATACTTGCGCTGGCCGGCTGCGGGCGCGGAAACCTCGCTCAAACGCAAGCGGTGCTGGAGCATTTTCAGGAGCATCGCGAGCGCGCGCTGGCGATATTTGCGATTGAAGCGCACGACGCGGTGTTGTGCGCTCTCGCAGACCTGCTCGAGGAAGAGCTCGAAAGATCGCAGGTTGCCCCGTTACAGACGCTGCGGCTGCGAGCGATCCATATCGCCGGCGGGCAGCTAACGGCGATCACCGATTGGCTGCGCGACGATCGCGGAGTAAAAGCGGCGGCGCTCGCGCAGATAATTTCTTTGGTTTCAGGATGA
- a CDS encoding sigma-70 family RNA polymerase sigma factor: protein MEDQTRALLPAMMEARDQFMELVEEIRPELHRYSARMTGSIFDGEDVVQETLAKAYYALGQMVQPPNLRPWLFRIAHNTAMDFIKRYERQHVDSVADVPDRAALEESSVDPALVEAALTVFADLPPTQRSAAILKDVLGQSLEETANTMGTTVGAVKAALSRARANIARTPRARLAEATQSVTAETRMTLRRYADLFNAHDWDALRQLLAAESRLEVVSRVQHPRAVDAGYYDRYAGYTKTEDLRAEAGFVDGVPVIAIFSPPSRRDPSYFVVLGISAGRVSLIRDYRYIPYITNDARYAAFGGADG, encoded by the coding sequence ATGGAAGATCAGACGCGCGCGCTGTTGCCGGCGATGATGGAGGCGCGCGACCAATTCATGGAGCTCGTCGAAGAAATTCGCCCGGAACTCCATCGGTACTCCGCGCGCATGACCGGGTCGATCTTCGATGGCGAAGACGTCGTTCAAGAGACTTTGGCAAAAGCGTATTACGCTCTTGGCCAGATGGTGCAGCCGCCTAACCTCAGACCCTGGCTCTTCCGGATCGCACATAACACGGCTATGGATTTTATCAAACGCTACGAACGCCAACACGTGGATTCCGTTGCGGACGTCCCAGACCGCGCAGCGCTCGAAGAATCCAGCGTTGATCCTGCACTTGTGGAAGCGGCGCTGACGGTTTTTGCAGACCTGCCGCCGACGCAGCGCAGTGCCGCGATCCTCAAAGATGTGCTCGGACAATCGCTCGAGGAAACCGCGAACACGATGGGAACGACCGTCGGTGCGGTCAAGGCCGCGTTGTCGAGGGCGCGTGCGAATATCGCAAGGACGCCGCGCGCGCGTCTTGCTGAAGCGACGCAATCCGTCACTGCCGAAACGCGGATGACGTTGCGGCGCTACGCCGATCTCTTCAACGCCCACGACTGGGACGCGCTGCGGCAGCTGCTCGCAGCGGAATCGCGCCTCGAGGTGGTTTCGCGCGTGCAGCATCCACGTGCGGTGGACGCGGGATACTACGATCGCTATGCTGGGTACACGAAGACCGAAGACCTCCGCGCGGAAGCGGGCTTCGTGGACGGCGTTCCGGTGATCGCGATCTTCAGTCCGCCATCGCGCCGAGATCCTTCGTACTTCGTCGTGCTCGGAATTAGCGCGGGCCGCGTCTCGCTCATCCGCGACTACCGCTACATCCCATACATCACGAACGACGCGCGTTACGCGGCATTCGGCGGCG